The sequence AATCACATCTGATATCCCTAAGACTGTGTTCCATTTATACCTTCACTGAGATAATTTATTTGGATTGCGACTGTGtcaaaaaaatattgcacaaatatggAAATACTATTGCAAATACCCAACTCACCTCCGTATGAGATTTTGTAGTAGAGAACCGTCATGATGCCGAAACCCACCCAAATCTCCGGGTATGCCTTGGTGTAGTAGGGGCCCATCTTGGACCACCAGTTTGCAAACATGCGCCCAGCCATCTGTGGGGGAAAAATGCAAAATCACAAACCACATTTAATTTGCTTATTTATGCTCATTCTCCAAAACATTTAAAAGAACTGAGAACCTGTGGAACTACACGAAATCTGACAAAATGGATCAATATCCTCTGCAGTTCAATTTGACATAGCAGGCTAATATTATTTCTGCACATAAACTGTTAGGACTACGGCTGTGTCAATAATGCTGCTAGACTTTTACTTGTCAGTCCATTTATGCAAAATGCCATAAAGTTACATTGTAAGGTGCATTCAACTAAGTATTTCTTAAAACTATAGTTTGTTACCAGTACGCTTTTTTTATTAAGCGTTTCTTACATATTCATTATATTAGCACCTTTTTAAGCGGTTATATTGTTACGTGTTCCATGTGATTTTGGAACCTTGTTTACATTGATTGTATGAGTGCTTTCCATGCATGTGTCAACATtttctttcctttctgccttgacagAGAGGATTATAACCAGAGGAAgattatattttaaataaaaatgtttatagaTCATCAcagcattttacagtaaaagaaaaacaataagACTGCTTTtatgtaaaattctggcaactgagctgccacttTTTTCCCACCGTAAACTCTACCGTTGTTTTTACAGTTtattaatgtaaaataaaaaaagtatgttATAAAAAGTagaattactgctaatatgtagcatcatttgaaaagtcactcgctagagaatgaagagaatttaatagcgtccgtagtaacctaccacatagtgaaggacaaatactatttgatttcctattatgcagctcatttttatctgacaatcttgcgctttatgttttggaaataacttgaatgtttgtgccattgcttaataactttaataaatacacttttggtcaattgacttggcaacactaaattggcgctagtctgtgaatgtgagtgtgaatgttgtctgtctatctgtgttggccctgtgcgacttgtccagggtgtactccgccttccgcccgattgtagctgagataggcgccagcgccccccgcgaccccacaagggaataagcagtataaatggatggatggatgacttagttgtgatttcccaatctgcatgaaagtttaaaagtagcatatatgaatgcagtatgaagaatgttttaatgtagacacatagaatcatcatactgctgtgattgtatgcatcaagtgttcattcaaggccaaggcaaaatatatcgtatatcgcgatatggcctaaaaatatcgcaatattgcccagccctaaaacatatacactgtggtggccacCGTGGTGTTCCACGGCATCGTTCGCTGGGGTGGAGGATAGTTTGACATTATTAAAATCATTGCTCtagtaaaaaaattttaaattacaaaaatatattttatcaaaGCGGGCAGCACGGTGTACCCGGGatttgtgcatgtgcctcacaatacaaaggtcctgacttCAAtatcgggctcgggatctttctgtgtggaattcgGATGTTCTCCCtgggaatgcgtgggttctctccgggtactccagcttcctcccacctccaaagcacCTGAGGATttataggttgaatggcaacactaaatggtccctagtgtgtgaatgttgtcttgtctatctgtgttggccctgcgatgaggttgcgacttgtccagggtgtactccaccttccgcccgattgtagctgagatgggcgccggcGCTCCCCGCAACCCAAATAGGaataagctgtaaaaaatggatgggtggatgttatctatctgtgttggccctgcgatgagctggcgacttgtccagggtgtacgccgccttctgcccgattgtagctgagataggcacccggcgcccctcgcaaccccaaaaggaacacgcggtagaaaaatggatggatggatagatcatatatcaataattatcgatatcgaccgcTATAAAACacatatcgtgatacagtttttagccatatcgcccagctctaataaGGTGAATACGACCTAGCTAATTTTTGTTGTATATTGACAAACTGTTCTAATATTTCCAGTGTGTCGCGCCTATGAGCATAACATTTACGACAATAGTCATGTTGTTTGTCAAAAAGTAAAAGCCATATATATAACCGCAGCGGATGCTAACTAAATTAGCTTTAGTCTAGCTTGCAAAAGCTTAGCCCCGCGTGCATCACACACTTTGCGGTTGAATAAACATGTTCTACTTCCTAAGGGCTGCAACGTACAAAGTAAGGATTGGAATGATTTGAAACGTGCAAGTATTACCTTTGTGTTTGTCGCGCAGCAGAGAGAAGGTCAAGCTAGCAGCAGTCAGTCGCCCGATGTCAAAGTCGTGGTGGAAAAGCTTCTTCGACTGTAAAATATGCCGTCTGTTTCTTGATTGCCTCTCATAGGAAGCATGCGGTATTACACGTACTGTTGTTTGCTCTTTGTATTTATTCaagctatatttttttaaaatttgtattattaatgACAAACTcagaataaaaacagaaaaatacaTTGAAGTGGTAAATTAAAATATtgtcttgacaaaaaaaaacaattgtgtcCTTGGAATGAAATGTGTGTCGGGCAGAGATTGATGCTAACCTCGTTTTTGGGGAGATTTTTTTTGAACACATCAATAGATGGAAAACACTAGGGGTGCGAatgtttgggtgtcccacgattcaattcaatatcgatttttcgggtcgcgattcaattataaatacatttttttcgattcaacgcgattctcgattcaaaaacgataattttccgattcaaaacaattctgtattcattcaatacataggatttcagcaggatctaccccagtctgctgacatgctagcagagtagtagatttttttttgaaaagcttttataattgtaaaggacaatgttttatcaactgattgcaatactgtaaatttgttttaactattaaacgaaccaaaaatatgacttattttatctttgtgaaaacattggacacagtgtgttgtcaagcttatgagatgtgatgcaagtgtaagccactgtgacactattgtttttttttttttaattttttataaatgtctaatgataatgtcaatgagggatttttaatcactgctatgctgaaattataactaatattgatactgttgttgataatattcatttttgtttcactacttttggtttgttatgtgtcgtgtttgtgtcacctctcaattgctctgtttattgcagttctgagtgttgctgggtcaggtttggttttggatttggattgcattgttatggtatttctgtgtattgttttgttggattgataaaataaaaaaaatcgatttaaaaaaaaaagataatcgtTTCTGAATCATACatgagaatcacgattcaaattcgaatcgattttttcccacacccctagaaaACACCTGGCTGGCCTGGCATGTTGGACTGGTTCAAGCAAAGTAGAAACACAAAACAAGCATAATCAGGTAAGAATGACAACTATTCTATtgatttaaagttaaaagttaaagtaccactgatagtcacacacacactaggtgtggtgaaattactctctgcgtttgactcatccccttgttccagcccgtgggaggtgaggagagcagtcagCATCAACGGTGTTCACGCTCAGGAaccatttttggtaatttaacccccaattccaacccttgatgctgagtgccaagcaggggggtaatAGGTctcatttttatggtctttggtatgtctcggccggggttttaactcacgacctaccgatcttctATTATATCAGGTCTGTAAAGGAATGACCACCTGAAGACCCTGAAGCATTTCTAAAGGCCCAGCAGCACCTACTGAGGGCCCCCAGGTATTGTTATATTATCTTCTCTCTGGACTCTTACTATGTCAAGATCTGCTTATTTTCTCCAGATGTCAATATTGAATTAAagtattttacagactttttgaaGTTTACTATGCACTAATTTCTTGATGTTATTTCAAGCTAGTTTAGCGGTTAGCTCAGCTATTAGCATGACTGCTCCTGGCTTTCTCTTGGTCCGCAACATGTTTAGCCTCGCCTTACAGTGATAGTGGTACAAATGCAGTTTATCTGCCGCAATTGAGATTAATATTAGTGCATTGCATGGTACTGTGTGCttggtattttatgtattttatgttagttttttaGTTAGTTAGTTTACTAATTTCTTCGGCCAGtattatttttatctatttatctgagTACCATgttattatgttttttatgtgtcattatgaatttgcactaaattagtttgcttggaatttcgttgtacaatgacaataaagatatatcatATTCTATTATCAACTTAGGTGAGCGGCTCctcactgtgtatggagacacataaatTACCTGTTAGCTAGACAGTGGGGGGAGTAAACATAAATACAAGGTCAGCCAGAGGGGATTGGCATTTGTGATTGGCATTAAAGGTATTAATCAGCAATAGCGACGAAGTACTTGTTCATAAAAATCATCCGATACTGATAGATCCAAAGCTGTAACAGCTTCCTGGAAGTTTTTCTAGGGTTCCTTACATGTTCTTCTTCGCCAAACGCCTCCAAGCACAGGTTTATGGAACTTGTTCTGGGCGGCCtcaaattctgtttttgttgtctTTAGTAAACACTATTTACTTTTAACAAAGTTTTGAGTTTATTAATTGGCGGTGCATCTTCTGCAGAGCTGCTGGAGTCTGCAGGGGACTCCACAGACCCAGAGAAACTTGCATCCCTGACTGATCCCCAACTTAAAAGGTATCAACCAGCTTTAATCAGTTTTATcattttcaa comes from Nerophis ophidion isolate RoL-2023_Sa linkage group LG24, RoL_Noph_v1.0, whole genome shotgun sequence and encodes:
- the atp5mj gene encoding ATP synthase subunit ATP5MPL, mitochondrial gives rise to the protein MAGRMFANWWSKMGPYYTKAYPEIWVGFGIMTVLYYKISYGGKKAVKDTPAH